In one Myripristis murdjan chromosome 5, fMyrMur1.1, whole genome shotgun sequence genomic region, the following are encoded:
- the prelp gene encoding prolargin, with protein MRVSVGLFSALALFLLIGAALSQRPRLKPRKPTKRPTTTRKPPVHRPPPPMQPEPQEPTDFPPPILGPPSVFPDCPRECFCSPSYPNALNCENRNLRRIPLIPSRTHYLYLQNNFISEVTADPFRNATELRWVNMANNRIQRIDKQVFEKVPGLLYLYMQRNQLKEVPSALPAGLEQLRLGRNLISKIPPGAFSKMEHLTLLDLYHNQLSDSDLGKNTFRDLKNLMQLNLAHNILKKMPAGVPSGLIQLFLDKNRINDIPRDYFNGFTKLAFVRLNYNQLSDKGVPKTVFNISTLLDLQLSHNQLASVPLFNGHLEHLHLNDNSIESINGTQICPYSLHADLSDLSLAPRLRYLRLDGNHLHPPIPLDVIMCFRHLHSIVI; from the exons ATGAGGGTCAGTGTGGGACTCTTCTCTGCGTTGGCTCTGTTCCTCCTGATTGGGGCAGCATTGTCACAGAGACCTCGACTGAAACCTCGAAAGCCCACGAAGCGCCCAACCACGACCAGGAAGCCCCCGGTCCATCGGCCTCCTCCACCAATGCAGCCTGAGCCCCAGGAACCCACAGACTTCCCCCCACCGATCCTGGGGCCACCTTCCGTCTTTCCTGACTGCCCCCGGGAGTGTTTCTGCTCCCCGTCCTACCCGAATGCCCTCAACTGCGAGAACCGTAACCTCCGTAGAATCCCTCTCATCCCATCCAGGACCCACTACTTATACCTGCAGAACAACTTCATTTCAGAAGTGACTGCAGATCCATTCCGCAATGCCACCGAGCTGCGATGGGTCAACATGGCCAACAACCGTATTCAACGCATAGACAAACAG GTGTTTGAGAAAGTCCCAGGGCTGCTGTACCTCTACATGCAGCGCAACCAGCTGAAGGAGGTCCCCTCAGCCCTCCCAGCAGGCCTCGAGCAGCTGCGCCTCGGCAGGAATCTTATTTCCAAGATCCCACCTGGGGCCTTCAGCAAGATGGAGCACCTGACTCTGCTGGATCTGTACCACAACCAG CTGAGTGACAGCGACCTGGGAAAGAACACCTTCAGGGACCTGAAGAATCTGATGCAGCTCAATCTGGCCCACAACATCCTGAAAAAGATGCCCGCTGGTGTACCCAGTGGCCTCATACAGCTCTTCCTGGACAAGAACCGCATTAATGACATCCCAAG AGACTACTTCAATGGCTTCACTAAGCTGGCGTTTGTGAGGCTGAACTACAACCAGCTGAGTGATAAAGGAGTTCCTAAGACTGTGTTCAACATATCCACCCTGCTGGACCTGCAGCTGTCCCACAACCAGCTCGCTTCTGTTCCTCTGTTCAACGGACACCTGGAACACCTGCACCTCAACGACAACAGCATTGAGA GTATCAATGGCACCCAGATCTGCCCATATAGTCTGCACGCTGATCTGAGTGATCTCAGCCTGGCGCCCAGATTAAG GTACCTGCGTCTGGACGGAAATCACCTGCACCCACCCATTCCTCTGGATGTCATCATGTGCTTCAGACACCTGCACTCTATTGTCATTTAG
- the il19l gene encoding interleukin 19 like, with product MDNSLDVAVAMKVSVCSLSLLLLLSCGSRPVESRRLHLGSCAVTVHIHELRQYYADIRPNAIAGDNELAVKLLEKSLMNDIQEGDRCCFLGLLLRFYVERVFNNYTGSESQHQRSVSALANAFISIRRDIKLCHCHCGEETLRKIDSLHAEFIKLDTKQAAVKAVGELHTVLDWLETTHT from the exons ATGGATAACTCTCTAGAC GTTGCTGTAGCGATGAAggtgtctgtctgctctctgtctctgctgctcctgttgAGCTGTGGGAGTCGGCCTGTGGAGAGTCGCCGTCTGCATCTGGGCAGCTGCGCTGTCACTGTTCACATACATGAACTGCGGCAGTACTACGCTGACATACGCCCAAATGCT ATAGCAGGAGACAATGAATTGGCAGTGAAACTTCTGGAGAAATCACTGATGAATGACATTCAG gAGGGAGACAGATGTTGCTTCTTGGGCCTTCTGCTACGTTTCTACGTCGAGAGAGTGTTCAACAACTACACCGGCTCTGAGTCACAGCACCAACGCTCTGTCAGCGCGCTGGCCAACGCTTTCATCAGCATCAGGAGAGACATTAAACTCTGT CATTGCCactgtggagaggaaacccTGAGAAAAATCGACTCCCTGCATGCTGAGTTTATCAAG CTGGACACAAAGCAGGCGGCAGTGAAGGCCGTGGGAGAACTGCACACTGTGCTGGACTGGctggagaccacacacacatga